The following proteins are encoded in a genomic region of Papaver somniferum cultivar HN1 unplaced genomic scaffold, ASM357369v1 unplaced-scaffold_10, whole genome shotgun sequence:
- the LOC113326411 gene encoding non-classical arabinogalactan protein 31-like has protein sequence MALSKVLVALVLLVSLCTTVSAHLVPKPPVSVAPASPPVYSPAPSPVYSPAPSPVYAPVPSPVAAPPTPVASPPKYVPEKRLIAVQGVVYCKSCKYTAYNTLMEATALPGAMVKMVCVTSTKKKNKPVVLTAVTDKNGYFFIPPSKKVSHLGAQKRCKVFLYSAPKKSKSMTPTNLNHGLTGAYLKSVKPSKPLPFALFTVGPFAFAPPPCKKSTTF, from the exons ATGGCTTTGTCGAAGGTTCTAGTTGCATTGGTGCTTTTGGTTTCGCTGTGTACTACTGTTAGTGCACATCTTGTACCAAAACCACCAGTTTCTGTCGCCCCTGCATCTCCTCCCGTTTACTCCCCAGCACCCTCTCCCGTTTACTCTCCCGCACCTTCTCCTGTTTACGCTCCAGTTCCTTCACCAGTTGCTGCCCCACCAACTCCGGTAGCATCTCCACCCAAGTATGTCCCAGAAAAAAGGCTTATTGCTGTGCAAGGTGTTGTTTACTGCAAGTCATGCAAGTACACTGCGTACAATACCCTTATGGAAGCTACAGCACTCCCTG GTGCTATGGTGAAGATGGTATGTGTGACTTCgaccaagaagaaaaataaaccaGTAGTGTTGACTGCTGTTACAGACAAGAACGGTTACTTCTTTATCCCACCATCAAAGAAGGTGAGCCATTTAGGTGCTCAAAAGAGGTGCAAAGTCTTCCTATATTCTGCACCAAAGAAGTCTAAATCCATGACTCCAACAAACTTGAACCATGGTTTAACTGGCGCTTACTTGAAGAGTGTCAAGCCATCTAAACCTCTTCCTTTTGCGCTTTTCACTGTGGGTCCTTTTGCTTTTGCACCACCCCCATGCAAAAAATCCACAACCTTTTAA